A window of Streptomyces armeniacus contains these coding sequences:
- a CDS encoding transglycosylase family protein produces the protein MSARGRHRRPRTQRIARATLALTAGGAGIALPLMGAGNANAASVDTWEKVAQCESTGDWSINTGNGYYGGLQFSQSTWESFGGTEYAATADQATKEQQIAIAEKVLAEQGPGAWPNCGPKAGLSQNSGDPDIDPSGQGGQAQAKPEAKAEPKAEPKSQPKAEAPAAGADKRDDAPAADRSKRDAKPTDYTVKSGDTLFKIAKSQGVAGGWERVYEGNREVIGDDPDLIYPDQRLSLDGSGATKSHASRSEARPEAPAPQPKQESKPAPKPESNGGEKAADSADSNKGGFQKPVDAPASTPYGASGGSWSSGSHTGVDFSASSGTPVKAVTSGTVVSAGWGGAYGNEVVVKHSDGRYSQYGHLSSLSVSAGQTVGAGDQLGLSGSTGNSTGPHLHFEIRTGPDYGSDIDPLAYLRANGVSV, from the coding sequence ATGTCTGCACGCGGACGTCACCGCCGCCCCCGCACCCAGCGCATCGCGCGCGCCACCCTCGCCCTCACGGCGGGCGGCGCGGGCATCGCCCTGCCCCTCATGGGCGCGGGCAACGCGAACGCCGCCTCGGTGGACACCTGGGAGAAGGTCGCCCAGTGCGAGTCCACCGGGGACTGGAGCATCAACACCGGCAACGGGTACTACGGCGGCCTGCAGTTCAGCCAGAGCACGTGGGAGTCCTTCGGCGGCACCGAGTACGCGGCGACCGCCGACCAGGCCACCAAGGAGCAGCAGATAGCCATCGCCGAGAAGGTGCTGGCCGAGCAGGGCCCGGGCGCCTGGCCGAACTGCGGCCCGAAGGCCGGTCTCTCGCAGAACAGCGGCGACCCCGACATCGACCCGTCGGGCCAGGGCGGCCAGGCGCAGGCGAAGCCCGAGGCCAAGGCCGAGCCCAAGGCCGAGCCGAAGAGCCAGCCCAAGGCCGAGGCCCCGGCCGCCGGCGCGGACAAGCGCGACGACGCGCCCGCCGCCGACCGGAGCAAGCGCGACGCCAAGCCCACCGACTACACGGTGAAGTCCGGCGACACCCTCTTCAAGATCGCCAAGTCGCAGGGCGTCGCGGGCGGCTGGGAGCGCGTCTACGAGGGCAACCGCGAGGTCATCGGCGACGACCCCGACCTGATCTACCCCGACCAGCGGCTCTCCCTGGACGGTTCGGGCGCGACCAAGTCCCACGCCTCCCGCTCCGAGGCCCGCCCCGAGGCCCCGGCGCCGCAGCCCAAGCAGGAGTCGAAGCCGGCGCCCAAGCCGGAGTCGAACGGTGGCGAGAAGGCCGCCGACTCCGCCGACAGCAACAAGGGCGGCTTCCAGAAGCCGGTCGACGCGCCCGCCAGCACCCCGTACGGCGCCTCCGGCGGCAGCTGGTCCAGCGGCAGCCACACCGGCGTCGACTTCTCCGCCTCCAGCGGCACCCCGGTGAAGGCCGTCACCAGCGGCACCGTGGTCTCCGCCGGCTGGGGCGGCGCGTACGGCAACGAGGTCGTCGTCAAGCACTCCGACGGCCGGTACAGCCAGTACGGCCACCTCTCCTCGCTGTCCGTCTCCGCCGGCCAGACCGTCGGCGCGGGCGACCAGCTCGGCCTCTCCGGCTCGACCGGCAACAGCACCGGCCCGCACCTGCACTTCGAGATCCGTACGGGTCCGGACTACGGCTCGGACATCGACCCGCTGGCCTACCTCCGCGCCAACGGCGTCTCGGTCTGA
- a CDS encoding 4'-phosphopantetheinyl transferase family protein, with product MIEEILPSIVLAEEAYDDTSRGGPGAALYPEEAEVIAKAVAQRRREFTTVRACARAALGRLGLPPAPLLPGKRGAPQWPDGIVGSMTHCEGYRAAVVSRASRSLAIGIDAEPNGPVPDGVLEAISLPSEQKWVSALSARRPEVHWDRLLFSAKESVFKTWYPQTGIELDFVEAEIEVDESERTFEARFLVPAPLIGGTHMRGFSGRWLVRDGLIVTGIHLPR from the coding sequence ATGATCGAGGAGATACTGCCCTCCATCGTCCTCGCCGAAGAGGCGTACGACGACACGTCGCGCGGCGGCCCCGGTGCCGCCCTGTACCCGGAGGAAGCCGAGGTCATCGCGAAGGCGGTGGCGCAGCGGCGGCGGGAGTTCACGACCGTACGGGCGTGCGCGCGCGCCGCGTTGGGGCGGCTCGGGCTGCCGCCCGCGCCGCTGCTGCCCGGCAAGCGCGGGGCGCCGCAGTGGCCCGACGGCATCGTCGGCAGCATGACCCACTGCGAGGGCTACCGCGCGGCGGTCGTGTCCCGCGCGTCCCGATCCCTGGCGATCGGCATCGACGCCGAACCGAACGGGCCCGTGCCGGACGGCGTCCTGGAAGCGATCTCGCTTCCGTCCGAACAGAAATGGGTGAGCGCGCTTTCCGCACGCCGGCCCGAAGTGCACTGGGACCGGCTGCTGTTCAGTGCGAAGGAGAGCGTTTTCAAAACGTGGTATCCGCAGACGGGAATCGAACTCGACTTCGTGGAAGCGGAAATCGAGGTCGACGAATCCGAACGGACCTTTGAGGCGCGCTTCCTGGTGCCCGCGCCGTTGATCGGCGGCACGCACATGCGCGGCTTCTCGGGCCGCTGGCTCGTACGGGACGGGCTGATCGTGACGGGTATCCATCTGCCGCGGTAG
- a CDS encoding metallophosphoesterase family protein, whose translation MSSSGRLLAVSDLHVAYKENRAVAEGLRPGSDQDWLLLPGDVAEKFEDIEWALGLLSSRFAKVIWTPGNHELWTHPQDTVELRGEKRYLRLVELCRELGVVTPEDPYPVWEGGDEPVTVVPLFVGYDYSFRAPGTFTKEESLRVAHDAGVVCTDEYLLHPDPYPSRDAWCRARVAATTERLEGIDPAHRTVLLNHYPLVREPTRVLRYPEFAQWCGTELTADWHTRFRAAAVVYGHLHIPRVTWHDGVRFEEVSVGYPREWRPRPPRTPLRQILPEPSAGGSSAGGSSAAGASAGSAGAAGQGR comes from the coding sequence GTGTCGTCGTCGGGAAGACTGCTGGCTGTCAGCGATCTGCACGTGGCGTACAAGGAGAACCGCGCCGTCGCGGAGGGCCTGCGGCCCGGTTCGGACCAGGACTGGCTGCTGCTGCCGGGCGATGTCGCGGAGAAGTTCGAGGACATCGAGTGGGCGCTGGGGCTGCTGAGTTCCCGCTTCGCGAAGGTGATCTGGACGCCGGGCAACCACGAGTTGTGGACCCATCCCCAGGACACGGTGGAGCTGCGCGGTGAGAAGCGGTATCTGCGGCTGGTGGAGCTCTGCCGCGAGCTGGGGGTCGTGACGCCCGAGGACCCGTACCCGGTGTGGGAGGGCGGGGACGAGCCCGTCACGGTGGTTCCGCTGTTCGTCGGGTACGACTACTCGTTCCGCGCCCCCGGCACCTTCACCAAGGAGGAGTCGCTGCGCGTCGCGCACGACGCGGGGGTCGTGTGCACGGACGAGTATCTGCTGCACCCAGACCCGTACCCGAGCCGGGACGCCTGGTGCCGCGCGCGGGTCGCCGCGACCACGGAGCGGCTGGAGGGGATCGACCCCGCGCACCGCACGGTGCTGCTCAACCACTATCCGCTGGTGCGCGAGCCCACGCGGGTGCTGCGGTATCCGGAGTTCGCGCAGTGGTGCGGCACCGAGCTGACGGCCGACTGGCACACGCGCTTCCGTGCCGCCGCCGTCGTCTACGGGCACCTGCACATCCCGCGCGTCACCTGGCACGACGGGGTGCGGTTCGAGGAGGTGTCCGTCGGCTACCCGCGCGAGTGGCGGCCGCGGCCGCCCCGTACGCCGCTCCGGCAGATCCTGCCGGAGCCGTCCGCGGGCGGGTCTTCCGCGGGCGGGTCTTCCGCTGCGGGAGCGTCCGCCGGGTCGGCTGGTGCCGCGGGGCAGGGCCGCTGA
- a CDS encoding alpha/beta hydrolase: MNFATLKSLKPDEFESAADGYKKASDMASSAKDRVEQEYAAKMQAALEGEAVEAAAEQLRKLGKNFHYVQVECGLASTALNGLAFDFRAAKKKLDAALADVSAEKFTTNPDGSVTYPAAGEKVDGRTPEGGTVTGRAANGHTGNPIDPGGDADDAASAIEDQAARFDPNPNRGRAQGYANRIAQAVKEATDADEKWAPKLRRLKADDDLDVSHGDWVDANKDMQGVRKGAEAYLDKIEAPPKGGTPKENADWWQGLSAEDQDAYISMHPASVGAMDGVPAEVRDEANRTVLAEKRAAYQTELNALPSAPKGPWRYLTRDPFRERRGELEEALKGMDAIQKRFDRTGRKGLPEAYLLGFDPKGAANGRIILASGNPDTADHTATYVPGTYTDIKTIGKDIERTDNLWQESTQHAPNQSTSTIMWFDYDAPDNPVTESPSRKYADEGGPVLRQFLDGNEVAHHGATGHPSHTTVIGHSYGSVVVADAAIGKLGGDPLADDIIAAGSPGMRVKNPEGLGVDRDHMWAAEADGPADWATRHFGRFVHGGGVPPLVPSDSTFGANQLDSDAAGHGGYWDPESRILSSQAAIIAGRYERAELQ, encoded by the coding sequence GTGAACTTCGCGACGCTCAAGAGCCTGAAGCCCGATGAATTCGAGAGCGCGGCCGACGGCTACAAGAAGGCCAGTGACATGGCCAGCTCTGCCAAGGACCGCGTCGAGCAGGAGTACGCCGCCAAGATGCAGGCTGCCCTGGAGGGTGAAGCCGTCGAGGCAGCAGCCGAACAGCTCCGCAAGTTAGGCAAGAACTTCCACTACGTACAGGTCGAATGCGGTCTGGCGAGTACGGCGCTCAACGGGCTCGCGTTCGACTTCCGAGCAGCGAAGAAGAAGCTTGACGCCGCCCTGGCGGACGTGAGCGCGGAGAAGTTCACAACGAACCCCGATGGCTCCGTCACTTACCCCGCCGCCGGCGAGAAGGTCGACGGCAGAACACCGGAAGGCGGCACGGTAACCGGCCGGGCGGCGAACGGCCATACAGGGAACCCGATCGATCCGGGCGGTGACGCCGACGATGCGGCCAGCGCCATCGAGGACCAAGCGGCCCGCTTCGACCCCAACCCCAACCGCGGAAGGGCCCAGGGCTACGCCAACCGCATCGCCCAGGCCGTCAAGGAAGCCACCGACGCCGACGAGAAGTGGGCCCCGAAGCTGCGACGGCTCAAGGCTGACGACGACCTCGACGTCTCGCACGGGGACTGGGTCGATGCCAACAAGGACATGCAAGGCGTCCGCAAAGGCGCGGAAGCCTACCTCGACAAGATCGAGGCCCCCCCGAAGGGTGGCACCCCGAAGGAGAACGCAGACTGGTGGCAGGGACTGTCAGCGGAGGACCAGGACGCCTACATCTCCATGCACCCCGCGAGCGTCGGCGCCATGGACGGCGTCCCGGCGGAGGTCCGGGACGAAGCGAATCGTACGGTGCTTGCCGAAAAGCGAGCCGCATACCAGACAGAGCTGAATGCACTGCCGTCGGCACCCAAAGGGCCATGGCGATACCTGACGAGGGATCCATTTCGTGAAAGACGAGGCGAACTGGAGGAGGCCCTGAAGGGTATGGACGCGATTCAGAAACGGTTTGACCGTACCGGGAGGAAGGGTCTCCCAGAGGCATACCTTCTTGGCTTCGACCCCAAAGGCGCAGCGAACGGGAGAATCATTCTCGCCAGCGGTAACCCGGACACCGCTGACCATACGGCTACCTACGTCCCAGGCACCTACACGGACATCAAAACCATAGGTAAGGACATCGAACGCACGGACAACCTGTGGCAGGAAAGCACTCAGCATGCCCCCAACCAATCCACGTCTACCATCATGTGGTTCGATTACGATGCTCCGGACAACCCTGTCACGGAATCACCCTCACGTAAGTACGCCGATGAAGGCGGCCCCGTCTTGAGGCAGTTCCTTGACGGCAACGAAGTAGCCCACCACGGAGCAACCGGCCACCCCTCCCACACCACGGTCATCGGACACAGCTACGGCAGTGTGGTGGTGGCGGATGCCGCCATCGGAAAGCTGGGCGGCGATCCCTTGGCGGACGACATCATCGCGGCGGGCAGCCCCGGGATGAGGGTCAAGAACCCCGAGGGGCTTGGCGTTGACCGGGACCACATGTGGGCCGCCGAGGCTGACGGGCCAGCCGATTGGGCAACTCGCCACTTCGGCCGATTCGTTCACGGCGGCGGTGTCCCGCCCCTCGTTCCTTCCGATTCAACATTCGGGGCAAATCAACTGGACTCCGACGCTGCGGGTCACGGTGGATACTGGGATCCGGAGTCGCGAATCCTATCGAGTCAAGCTGCTATTATCGCCGGGAGATACGAGCGTGCAGAGCTTCAGTAA
- a CDS encoding CaiB/BaiF CoA transferase family protein — MAEALGGLLVVDFSRVLAGPYATMLLADLGAEVIKVERPGGGDDTRAWGPPFAGGESTYFLGLNRNKRSVALDLADPADAEVARTLAARADVVVENFRTGTMERLGLGYDALRAVNPRLVHCSITGFGADGGAGLPGYDLIVQAVGGLMSVTGPAGEGGTKAGVALVDVLTGLHAAFGVLAALRHRDATGEGQRVEVSLLTSLLSGLVNHSSAYVAADVVPAAMGNRHPSIAPYELFDTADRPLVIAAGNDRQFGALCAAVGRPELAADSRYAANEGRVAHREELVRELSAALVRHDADRWFAELTAAGVPCGPVNDLADAFGLAARLGLNAEVSVADPRRDAPVRQVANPVRLSATPPAYRSAPPRLDEDGPGVRELAARWAAEAARDGREDARDEGA; from the coding sequence ATGGCCGAGGCATTGGGCGGGCTGCTCGTCGTCGACTTCAGCCGGGTGCTGGCCGGGCCGTACGCCACCATGTTGCTGGCCGACCTCGGCGCCGAGGTGATCAAGGTGGAGCGGCCCGGGGGCGGGGACGACACGCGGGCCTGGGGGCCGCCGTTCGCCGGGGGTGAGAGCACGTACTTCCTCGGGCTCAACCGCAACAAGCGCTCCGTCGCGCTCGATCTGGCCGACCCCGCCGACGCCGAGGTGGCCCGGACCCTCGCCGCCCGTGCCGATGTGGTCGTGGAGAACTTCCGCACCGGCACCATGGAGCGGCTCGGACTCGGCTACGACGCGCTGCGCGCCGTAAACCCCCGGCTCGTCCACTGCTCGATCACCGGTTTCGGTGCGGACGGCGGCGCCGGTCTGCCCGGCTACGACCTGATCGTGCAGGCCGTCGGCGGGCTGATGAGCGTGACCGGGCCGGCCGGGGAGGGCGGTACGAAGGCCGGGGTCGCGCTCGTGGACGTGCTGACCGGGCTGCACGCCGCGTTCGGCGTGCTCGCCGCGCTGCGGCATCGCGACGCCACCGGTGAGGGCCAGCGCGTGGAGGTCTCGCTGCTGACGTCGCTGCTGTCCGGGCTGGTCAACCACTCCTCGGCGTACGTCGCGGCCGATGTCGTACCGGCGGCGATGGGCAACCGGCACCCGAGCATCGCCCCGTACGAGCTGTTCGACACGGCCGACCGGCCGCTGGTCATCGCGGCGGGCAACGACCGGCAGTTCGGCGCGCTCTGCGCCGCCGTCGGTCGGCCCGAGCTCGCGGCGGACAGCCGGTACGCCGCGAACGAGGGGCGGGTCGCGCACCGGGAGGAGCTCGTACGGGAGCTGAGCGCCGCGCTCGTACGGCACGACGCCGACCGCTGGTTCGCCGAACTCACCGCCGCCGGCGTGCCCTGCGGCCCGGTCAACGACCTCGCGGACGCCTTCGGCCTGGCCGCGCGGCTCGGGCTGAACGCCGAGGTCAGCGTGGCGGATCCGCGCCGGGACGCGCCGGTGCGGCAGGTCGCGAACCCCGTACGGCTCAGCGCGACCCCGCCCGCGTACCGCAGCGCGCCGCCGCGGCTGGACGAGGACGGGCCCGGCGTACGGGAGTTGGCGGCGCGGTGGGCCGCGGAGGCGGCCCGCGATGGGCGTGAGGACGCCCGGGACGAGGGCGCGTAG
- the ppdK gene encoding pyruvate, phosphate dikinase has protein sequence MPDNADNAANAANAADTQRQKFVYDFTEGNKDLKDLLGGKGANLAEMTNLGLPVPPGFTITTEACKVYLESGTEPAALRDEVSTHLDALERKMAKKLGQADDPLLVSVRSGAKFSMPGMMDTVLNIGLSDESVRGLAAQSGDERFAWDSYRRLIQMFGKTVLAVDGDLFEEALEEVKQVTGATTDVDLGAPELEQLVERFKGIVVKETGRDFPQDPREQMDLAVRAVFDSWNGDRARLYRRQERIPHDLGTAVNICSMVFGNLGPDSGTGVAFTRDPASGHQGVYGDYLQNAQGEDVVAGIRNTVPLADLEQLDKASYDSLMQIMETLETHYKDLCDIEFTVERGKLWMLQTRVGKRTAAAAFRIATQLVDQGLIDEAEALQRVNGAQLAQLMFPRFAADAAIERIGSGIAASPGAAVGKAVFDSYTAIKWSRSGEQVILIRRETNPDDLDGMLAAEGILTSRGGKTSHAAVVARGMGKTCVCGAEELEVDTKRRRMTAPGGTVVEEGDTVSIDGSSGKVYLGEVPVVPSPVVEYFEGRMHAGADDADELVKAVHRVMAYADRVRRLRVRANADNAEDASRARRFGAQGIGLCRTEHMFLGERREMVERLILADTDSERDSALAGLLPQQKRDFVELFEAMDGLPVTVRLLDPPLHEFLPDITELSVRVALAESRKDANENDLRLLQAVHRLHEQNPMLGLRGVRLGLVIPGLFTMQVRAIAEAAAERKAAKGDPRAEIMIPLVGTVQELEIVREDAEKVIAEIEETYGVDLKLSLGTMIELPRAALTAGQIAESADFFSFGTNDLTQTVWGFSRDDVEASFFTAYLEKGIFGVSPFETIDKDGVGALVRDAVEAGRATRPDLKLGVCGEHGGDPESVHFFHEVGLDYVSCSPFRVPVARLEAGRAAAGA, from the coding sequence GTGCCGGATAACGCAGATAACGCAGCGAATGCAGCGAACGCAGCGGACACACAACGCCAGAAGTTCGTCTACGACTTCACAGAGGGCAACAAGGATCTCAAGGACCTTCTGGGCGGCAAAGGCGCCAACCTCGCCGAGATGACGAATCTCGGTCTCCCGGTGCCGCCCGGGTTCACCATCACCACCGAAGCCTGCAAGGTCTACCTGGAGTCCGGTACCGAGCCCGCCGCGCTGCGCGACGAGGTCAGCACCCATCTCGACGCCCTCGAACGGAAGATGGCCAAAAAGCTCGGCCAGGCCGACGACCCGCTCCTCGTCTCCGTACGCTCCGGCGCCAAGTTCTCCATGCCCGGCATGATGGACACCGTCCTGAACATCGGCCTCTCCGACGAGTCCGTACGCGGGCTCGCGGCGCAGTCCGGCGACGAGCGCTTCGCGTGGGACTCGTACCGGCGGCTCATCCAGATGTTCGGCAAGACCGTCCTCGCCGTGGACGGCGACCTCTTCGAGGAGGCGCTGGAGGAGGTCAAACAGGTCACGGGCGCCACCACCGACGTCGACCTCGGAGCGCCCGAACTGGAGCAGCTCGTCGAGCGGTTCAAGGGCATCGTGGTCAAGGAGACCGGCCGCGACTTCCCGCAGGACCCGCGCGAGCAGATGGACCTCGCCGTACGCGCGGTCTTCGACTCGTGGAACGGCGACCGCGCCCGCCTCTACCGCCGCCAGGAGCGCATCCCGCACGACCTCGGCACCGCCGTCAACATCTGCTCGATGGTCTTCGGCAACCTCGGCCCGGACTCCGGCACCGGCGTCGCCTTCACCCGCGACCCCGCCTCCGGCCACCAGGGCGTGTACGGCGACTACCTGCAGAACGCGCAGGGCGAGGACGTCGTCGCCGGCATCCGCAACACCGTGCCGCTCGCGGACCTCGAGCAGCTGGACAAGGCGTCGTACGACTCCCTGATGCAGATCATGGAAACCCTCGAGACGCACTACAAGGACCTGTGCGACATCGAGTTCACCGTCGAGCGCGGCAAGCTGTGGATGCTCCAGACCCGGGTGGGGAAGCGGACCGCCGCCGCGGCCTTCCGTATCGCCACGCAGCTGGTGGACCAGGGCCTCATCGACGAGGCCGAGGCGCTCCAGCGCGTGAACGGGGCGCAGCTCGCGCAGCTGATGTTCCCGCGGTTCGCCGCGGACGCCGCCATAGAGCGGATCGGCTCCGGCATCGCCGCGTCGCCGGGCGCGGCGGTCGGCAAGGCGGTGTTCGACTCGTACACGGCGATCAAGTGGTCCCGTTCCGGCGAGCAGGTCATCCTCATCCGCCGCGAGACCAACCCCGACGACCTCGACGGCATGCTTGCCGCCGAGGGCATCCTCACCAGCCGCGGCGGCAAGACGTCGCACGCCGCCGTCGTCGCCCGCGGCATGGGCAAGACCTGCGTGTGCGGCGCCGAGGAGCTCGAAGTGGACACCAAGCGGCGGCGGATGACCGCGCCGGGCGGCACTGTCGTCGAGGAGGGCGACACCGTGTCCATCGACGGCTCCTCCGGAAAGGTCTACCTCGGCGAGGTGCCCGTCGTGCCGTCCCCCGTCGTCGAGTACTTCGAGGGCCGCATGCACGCGGGCGCGGACGACGCCGACGAGTTGGTGAAGGCCGTACACCGGGTCATGGCGTACGCCGACCGCGTACGGCGCCTGCGCGTGCGCGCCAACGCCGACAACGCCGAAGACGCGTCCCGCGCCCGGCGCTTCGGCGCGCAGGGCATCGGGCTGTGCCGCACCGAGCACATGTTCCTCGGCGAGCGGCGCGAGATGGTCGAACGGCTCATCCTCGCCGACACCGACAGCGAACGGGACTCCGCCCTCGCCGGTCTCCTACCGCAGCAGAAGCGGGACTTCGTCGAGCTGTTCGAGGCGATGGACGGACTGCCGGTGACCGTACGGCTGCTGGACCCGCCGCTGCACGAGTTCCTGCCGGACATCACCGAACTGTCCGTACGGGTCGCCCTCGCCGAGTCCCGCAAGGACGCCAACGAGAACGACCTGCGCCTCCTCCAGGCCGTACACCGGCTGCACGAGCAGAACCCGATGCTGGGCCTGCGCGGCGTACGGCTCGGACTGGTCATCCCCGGCCTGTTCACCATGCAGGTACGGGCCATCGCGGAGGCCGCCGCCGAACGGAAGGCCGCCAAGGGCGACCCGCGCGCGGAGATCATGATTCCGCTGGTGGGCACCGTGCAGGAGCTGGAGATCGTACGGGAGGACGCCGAGAAGGTCATCGCGGAGATCGAGGAGACGTACGGCGTCGACCTGAAGCTCTCCCTCGGCACGATGATCGAACTGCCGCGCGCGGCGCTGACCGCCGGGCAGATCGCCGAGTCGGCGGACTTCTTCTCGTTCGGCACCAACGACCTCACGCAGACCGTCTGGGGCTTCTCGCGCGACGACGTCGAGGCCAGCTTCTTCACCGCGTACCTGGAGAAGGGCATCTTCGGGGTGTCGCCCTTCGAGACCATCGACAAGGACGGCGTCGGCGCGCTCGTACGCGACGCCGTGGAGGCCGGCCGCGCCACGCGGCCCGACCTCAAGCTGGGCGTGTGCGGGGAGCACGGCGGCGACCCGGAGTCGGTGCACTTCTTCCACGAGGTGGGGCTGGACTACGTGTCGTGCTCGCCGTTCCGCGTGCCCGTCGCCCGGCTGGAGGCGGGGCGCGCGGCGGCGGGGGCGTGA
- a CDS encoding TetR/AcrR family transcriptional regulator, which yields MLKATQEVLGDTGLALSTKEIARRAGVAESSIFYHFGDRLGLLQAVVGQYLPVFSDVAEVLGPRPAGDEGDGDGAEARTDPRAALLADLTEVVSGLEQFYVRIMPILGALQSDSQLRELLVARQAAVGPHQALRPVAALLRARRAAGRVRGTLDPDAGALLLIGAAHQRALHRHLLGPDAERFLPPAGAVAETLLPAFE from the coding sequence GTGCTCAAGGCCACTCAGGAGGTGCTGGGCGACACGGGGCTGGCGCTGTCCACCAAGGAGATCGCGCGCAGGGCCGGCGTCGCGGAATCCAGCATCTTCTACCACTTCGGCGACCGGCTCGGGCTCCTCCAGGCCGTCGTCGGGCAGTACCTGCCCGTCTTCTCCGATGTCGCCGAGGTGCTGGGCCCTCGCCCGGCGGGTGACGAAGGCGACGGCGACGGCGCGGAGGCCCGTACCGACCCGCGGGCCGCGCTGCTCGCGGACCTCACCGAGGTGGTGTCCGGGCTGGAGCAGTTCTACGTGCGCATCATGCCGATCCTCGGGGCCCTCCAGTCCGACAGCCAGCTGCGCGAACTGCTCGTGGCACGCCAGGCCGCGGTCGGCCCGCATCAGGCGCTGCGGCCCGTCGCCGCGCTGCTGCGCGCGCGGCGCGCGGCCGGGCGGGTGCGGGGCACGCTCGATCCGGACGCCGGCGCCCTGCTGCTGATCGGGGCCGCCCATCAACGGGCCCTGCACCGGCACCTGCTCGGCCCCGACGCCGAGCGCTTCCTGCCCCCGGCCGGGGCGGTGGCCGAGACGCTGCTGCCCGCCTTCGAGTAG
- a CDS encoding ester cyclase, whose protein sequence is MSTEARTEARTEAHKDAIRRLYKGLEGGDVDLADELFTADFVTSEGLHQNVTGPQGFKDAIRGVHSAYTDPRFEILDMVGEGDEVMVRWRMRATHTGELMGVPATGRQVSTEAFALFRFTGDRISERHAVVDRLGLLQQVRAD, encoded by the coding sequence ATGAGCACGGAAGCACGTACAGAAGCACGTACAGAAGCGCACAAGGACGCCATCCGGCGCCTCTACAAGGGACTTGAGGGCGGCGACGTCGATCTGGCCGACGAGCTGTTCACGGCGGACTTCGTCACCAGCGAGGGCCTGCACCAGAACGTCACCGGCCCGCAGGGCTTCAAGGACGCCATCCGCGGCGTGCACTCCGCCTACACCGACCCGCGCTTCGAAATCCTCGACATGGTGGGCGAGGGCGACGAGGTCATGGTGCGCTGGCGCATGCGGGCCACGCACACCGGCGAACTGATGGGCGTGCCGGCCACGGGCAGGCAGGTGAGCACGGAGGCGTTCGCGCTGTTCCGCTTCACCGGCGACCGGATCAGCGAACGCCACGCGGTCGTCGACCGGTTGGGCCTGCTGCAGCAGGTACGGGCGGACTGA
- a CDS encoding DUF6415 family natural product biosynthesis protein, with protein MDSTGVTTEAVDVRAIRATVDRALRPLARPARPDMVELEQQLREHVELLLPAAEAAAEELWHGSVQWYECRAQLDRIRLDVARDLGDSPLSAHVQVRHLARDCAALLTYAEGER; from the coding sequence GTGGACTCCACTGGGGTGACAACGGAGGCGGTCGACGTCCGTGCGATCCGCGCCACGGTCGACCGCGCGCTGCGGCCGCTGGCGCGGCCAGCGCGTCCGGACATGGTCGAGCTGGAGCAGCAACTGCGGGAGCACGTCGAGCTGTTGCTGCCCGCCGCCGAGGCCGCCGCCGAAGAGCTGTGGCACGGCTCGGTGCAGTGGTACGAGTGCCGCGCCCAGCTCGACCGTATCCGCCTCGACGTCGCCCGCGACCTCGGCGACAGCCCGCTCTCCGCCCACGTGCAGGTGCGGCACCTCGCCCGCGACTGCGCCGCCCTGCTGACGTACGCGGAGGGTGAGCGGTGA